A genomic region of Triticum aestivum cultivar Chinese Spring unplaced genomic scaffold, IWGSC CS RefSeq v2.1 scaffold157489, whole genome shotgun sequence contains the following coding sequences:
- the LOC123176295 gene encoding cationic peroxidase SPC4-like, with the protein VRHFVRDAVRKDVGLAAGLLRLHFHDCFVQGCGRARVMHACRAATGPGEQRAPPNLTLRPSAFKAINDIRDRLERECRGAVVSCSDILTLAARDSVVATGGPEYRVPLGRHDSPRFATPQDVLSGLPAPTSAVPSLLDVFHNHSLHLDFTDLVALSGGHTVGLGHCASFEGRLFPRPDLLRRLRRTCPAKGTDARTVLDVHTPDVFDNKYYVYLVNLEGLFVCCQDLFTIVERLARSQRYFFSQLGASITTGKSRFPVC; encoded by the exons GTGCGCCACTTCGTCCGGGACGCCGTCCGCAAGGACGtcggcctcgccgccggcctcctccgcctccacttccacgactgcttcgtccaG GGGTGCGGCCGTGCCCgcgtcatgcatgcatgcagggcTGCGACGGGGCCGGGGGAGCAGCGGGCGCCGCCCAACCTCACGCTCCGCCCCTCCGCCTTCAAGGCCATCAACGACATCCGGGATCGGCTGGAGCGCGAGTGCCGCGGCGCCGTCGTCTCCTGCTCCGACATCCTGACGCTCGCCGCGCGCGACTCCGTGGTCGCCACCGGCGGGCCCGAGTACCGCGTGCCGCTCGGCCGGCACGACAGCCCGCGGTTCGCCACGCCGCAGGACGTGCTGTCCGGCCTCCCCGCGCCCACCTCCGCCGTGCCGTCCCTCCTGGACGTCTTCCACAACCACAGCCTCCACCTCGACTTCACCGACCTCGTCGCGCTCTCCGGCGGGCACACCGTGGGGCTCGGGCACTGCGCCTCCTTTGAGGGCCGCCTCTTCCCGCGCCCCGACCTCCTCCGCAGGCTGAGGCGAACGTGCCCGGCCAAGGGCACCGACGCGCGCACCGTGCTGGACGTGCACACGCCCGACGTGTTCGACAACAAATACTACGTCTACCTGGTGAACCTGGAGGGGCTCTTCGTGTGCTGCCAGGACCTCTTCACCATCGTGGAGCGCTTGGCGCGCAGCCAGCGCTACTTCTTCAGCCAGTTAGGCGCGTCCATCACTACAGGAAAATCTCGGTTTCCCGTGTGTTAG